In Bacteroidota bacterium, the genomic window GTACTGTGCGCCGGCATGATTTTCTGCCTGAACGCTTGCAGTGTTTTCGAAAAAGAAGAACCAGAAGCTCCAAGAGATTACCTGGAAGAGATCCAGATGCATGCACAAGCTTTTCGGTTTGAAGCGGCAATGCGCAGTGTTGACATTGAAGGCATCATGTCACTTGTGCAGTTCGAAATTGCAGATGAAGTTGTTTTTGAAGGCCAGTCGCTATGCGGTTTTGCACCCTGGTATGATGATCCTGAAACAGGGCAACCAACCATTACCATTGTCACCAGCAAAACGTGTTGGATAGATCGGCCCGTTGAAGACAATGAAGCCCTGGTTTTTCATGAGTTGGGGCATATCGTGCTTGATCGAGGCCATAGAGAAGGCCTGCTTCCAAACAACAGCCGGCCCAGCATCATGATTGGGACAAATCTGGCCGGACTCTATGTGGGGAATGCAAAAGAGCGCCGCAAGTATTACGTCGATGAATTGTTCAATCCGGACACGCCCGTGCCCGAGTGGGCGGAATAAGCACAAAATGCATTGGAGCTTGTAGTTGCGGGTCACTATTTTCCGGCATAAATACGTCTGTAGGAAGCGGACGGCTTATGGTAGCAAATAGATACAAGCATAAAGATTGATATGACCCAGGCAAAAGAAGGACTAGCGCGGTTAAAAGCGGGCAATGCAAAGTATGTAGGCGGTCAGTCTCGAATAGACCGGAGCAAGCTGGCAGAACGCCGCGGTGAGTTGGTTGGCGGCCAGGCGCCCTATGCCATTGTTTTGGGGTGCGCAGATTCACGCGTGCCCGTTGAAATGGTGTTTGATGAAGGGCCTGGTGACTTGTTTGTGATTCGGGTAGCCGGCAATATCGCTGGGCCGCAGCAAATTGGAAGTATTGAGTATGCGGTTGGGATATTGGGCACGCCGCTACTCGTTGTATTGGGGCATCAGGGCTGTGGAGCTGTTGCCGCGACGCTTGCTGAAGTGCGCGAACCTTCTGGTTCACTTACAGCAGGACTCGTTTCTATTGTCGATGCCATCAAACCATCAATTGCAGGTATCGATGAGCTTGAAGCTGCAGTTGTAGCCAATGTGAAACACACCATAGCCGAACTTGTGGTGCAGTCTCCCCTCCTTGAAGCTGCTGTTGCAGAAGAGCGTCTGCAAATTTGTGGCGCTGTGTATGCGCTCGATACCGGCCGCGTTGCATTTTTAGATGATTAGATTTTGCGGGCTATAACAGCATTGACTCCCTTACACGGAGAACGGTTTTCAGAAGTAGTCCCTACAATCTTTAGTACAATCAATGAGCTTCCAAATCCGCAAAGAGCAACCGGAGGACATGGCCGCGGTACGCCTTGTGCATCTCGACGCCTTCCCATCATCCGCTGAAGCTGATTTGGTTGATGCGCTGCGTACGCAGGCAACGTGCCTGTCACTTGTTGCAGAAACCGACGCCGACGTGGTCGGACATATCCTGTTCTCCCCGATGCAACTCAAAGAACAGGAGACTCCTGTACTACTCGCCGGACTGGCGCCGATGGCTGTTTTGTCTTCACATCAAAACAAAGGCATTGGCTCAGCCCTGGTTGAAGCCGGACTTGATGCATGCGAAGCTGCCGGCTACGGACTTGTCGCTGTACTTGGTCACCCTGCGTACTATCCACGGTTTGGGTTTTTGGTAGCTGCCAAGCATGGATTGCAGAGTACCTACGATGTCCCGCCCGAAGTATTTATGGTCAAAGCCTTTCAAGACGAGGTACTCGAAGCACTAACAGGTACCCTGGTCTATCATCGCTGTTTTGATGAATTGGGTTGAAATTGTATTCGGAAAACCACCTTTCAACAACAAGGTAGTGCATTAAGGATGGTGTAGATGTGTCGACTCTTTTGATATACGACACACTACTTTTTATACCATCGAAAAGGCACTGCCATGTATGCAGGTCAAAAAAAAGGAAATCAGGGACGCAACAGGAAGCCCGCGGCATATCTTCGCATCTTATTGGCTGACGATAATATTCTAGAGCAAAAAATTGCAGAACGCATGTTTCGCGTTATGGGATATGAAGTGGATGTTGTGTCCAACGGGCACGAAGTAGTACAGGCTGTACGGTTTAAACCATACGACGTAGCCATTATTGATGAAGAGATGCCGGCCCTTGATGCCTGCGGTACAGCAAAACGCATCCATTCGTTACCCGCATTATGGAAACAGCCCTGGATCGTACTTTCAACCAATAACGCGGATTATACTTTTGTAACAGACAACGCTTGCGGGTTTAATGACTTCATATGCAAACCGTTTGATGAAGACGTGCTCTGGCAAACCCTTGCTCGCGTACCTTTGGCGAAAACAGTGCTACCTTACAGCGAACCCAGATAAGCCATTACGTCACGCAACTCTTTGGCTGAGAGAATTTGTCCCATTGGCGGCATCGCCGAGATGCCGGCCGCGTTGTCAAACCCATCTGCCAGTATAATGCTGGGCGTCACCAGTGCTTCCATCAGGTAACTGCTGCTATGGGTTGAGCCGGCACCTGATAGATTGGGGCCAACGGCGCTACCTTCTCCTTCTGTTACAGCATGGCACCTGATACACTGTGCCACAGGATGTTCGTTAAATATTTTTTGTCCGGCCAATACATCACCACCAGCCATGCTATAGGCAAAAGGTGCTTCCTCCCCCGCGCCTTCTTCGGTTTCAAGATCATCTACGGCAATGCTGTGCGCTTGTCCAAGAAAAAAGACTTCAAGCTGTTCTTCTGGACGTATTTTTCCGGTGCGTAGATTTTGAAGGAGCCGATTCGCAAGTTTTTTCGCGCTACGCGTCT contains:
- a CDS encoding carbonic anhydrase; protein product: MTQAKEGLARLKAGNAKYVGGQSRIDRSKLAERRGELVGGQAPYAIVLGCADSRVPVEMVFDEGPGDLFVIRVAGNIAGPQQIGSIEYAVGILGTPLLVVLGHQGCGAVAATLAEVREPSGSLTAGLVSIVDAIKPSIAGIDELEAAVVANVKHTIAELVVQSPLLEAAVAEERLQICGAVYALDTGRVAFLDD
- a CDS encoding N-acetyltransferase, with protein sequence MSFQIRKEQPEDMAAVRLVHLDAFPSSAEADLVDALRTQATCLSLVAETDADVVGHILFSPMQLKEQETPVLLAGLAPMAVLSSHQNKGIGSALVEAGLDACEAAGYGLVAVLGHPAYYPRFGFLVAAKHGLQSTYDVPPEVFMVKAFQDEVLEALTGTLVYHRCFDELG
- a CDS encoding response regulator, with translation MYAGQKKGNQGRNRKPAAYLRILLADDNILEQKIAERMFRVMGYEVDVVSNGHEVVQAVRFKPYDVAIIDEEMPALDACGTAKRIHSLPALWKQPWIVLSTNNADYTFVTDNACGFNDFICKPFDEDVLWQTLARVPLAKTVLPYSEPR